The Streptomyces achromogenes genome window below encodes:
- the dnaN gene encoding DNA polymerase III subunit beta, with protein sequence MKIRVERDVLAEAVAWAARSLPARPPAPVLAGLLLKAEDGQLSLSSFDYEVSARVSVDAETEEEGTVLVSGRLLADICRALPNRPVEISTDGVRATVVCGSSRFTLHTLPVEEYPSLPQMPNATGTVPGEVFASAAAQVAIAAGRDDTLPVLTGVRIEIEGDTVTLASTDRYRFAVREFLWKPENPEASAVALVPAKTLLDTAKALTSGDSVTLALSGGGSGEGLIGFEGAGRRTTTRLLEGDLPKYRTLFPTEFNSVAVIETAPFVEAVKRVALVAERNTPVRLSFEQGVLILEAGSSDDAQAVERVDAQLEGDDISIAFNPTFLLDGLSAIDSPVAQLSFTTSTKPALLSGKPALDAEADDAYKYLIMPVRLSG encoded by the coding sequence GTGAAGATCCGGGTGGAACGCGACGTACTCGCGGAGGCCGTGGCCTGGGCGGCGCGCAGCCTCCCGGCCCGCCCGCCGGCGCCGGTCCTCGCCGGCCTGCTGCTGAAGGCGGAGGACGGGCAGCTGAGCCTGTCCAGCTTCGACTACGAGGTCTCCGCCCGGGTCTCGGTGGACGCCGAGACCGAGGAGGAGGGCACGGTCCTCGTCTCCGGCCGGCTCCTCGCCGACATCTGCCGCGCTCTGCCCAACCGCCCGGTGGAGATCTCCACAGACGGTGTACGGGCGACGGTGGTCTGCGGTTCCTCGCGGTTCACCCTCCACACGCTGCCGGTGGAGGAGTACCCGTCGCTGCCGCAGATGCCGAACGCGACGGGCACGGTCCCCGGCGAGGTCTTCGCCTCCGCGGCCGCCCAGGTCGCCATCGCCGCCGGGCGCGACGACACGCTGCCGGTGCTGACCGGCGTGCGCATCGAGATCGAGGGCGACACCGTCACGCTCGCCTCCACCGACCGCTATCGCTTCGCCGTCCGCGAGTTCCTGTGGAAGCCGGAGAACCCCGAGGCCTCCGCGGTCGCCCTGGTGCCCGCCAAGACGCTCCTGGACACCGCCAAGGCCCTCACGAGCGGCGACAGCGTCACCCTGGCGCTGTCGGGCGGCGGCTCGGGCGAAGGCCTGATCGGCTTCGAGGGCGCGGGCCGGCGCACCACGACGCGCCTGCTGGAGGGCGACCTCCCGAAGTACCGCACGCTGTTCCCGACCGAGTTCAACTCCGTCGCCGTGATCGAGACCGCCCCCTTCGTGGAGGCCGTCAAGCGCGTGGCGCTGGTCGCGGAGCGCAACACCCCGGTGCGGCTCAGCTTCGAGCAGGGCGTGCTCATCCTGGAGGCCGGTTCCAGCGACGACGCACAGGCTGTGGAGCGGGTCGACGCCCAGCTCGAGGGCGACGACATCTCGATCGCCTTCAACCCGACCTTCCTGCTGGACGGCCTGAGTGCCATCGACTCCCCGGTCGCCCAGCTGTCCTTCACGACGTCCACCAAGCCCGCGCTGCTCAGCGGCAAGCCCGCGCTGGACGCGGAGGCGGACGACGCCTACAAGTACCTGATCATGCCGGTGCGGCTGAGCGGCTGA